TAGGAGGGTGGTCATGGATGAACAATTAAGCTTGTACCTAAATAAAAAATTGAAGGCTGTGTATTTCTTTTTGCTAAAAATGGGAGCGATCAAAGAGGATGCGGAAGACATTGTTCAAGAAACGGCTTTTCAATTTGTACAATATCTAGATACTCTTCAGGAAGAGTATGTTGATGCGTGGCTTTACAGAGTAGCAATTAATAAATATTACGATAGCTTAAGAAAACTTAAGTATAAAAATAATTATGTAAATACATTTAATCTCGAAGATTTACTGGATTGGTCAACACCAGAGCAAATTATTATAGAGAATGAATTACATATAACGCTATCAGAGTGTTTACGTAAAATACCACAAAAATATGCAGAAATACTGTTACTCAAATATTGTGGAGATTTGTCCTTAAAGGATATTGCTATTATTTATGGTACAACCGATAAATCAATTAAAACACAGTTAGCAAGAGCAAAGAAAAAAATGAGAAAGATGATTGAGGAGGTAAAATGATATGGATAAAGATTCAATTTTCAATGCCAAGGACGGGTTCCAACCATTGATAAAAAAAGCGAAAAAGAAATCATTAAAGAAGATAATTATTGTATCAACCATTGTGACGGTAAGTATCTTTATGATTTTAGGAATCACTTTCATCATTGCGTATAATCATATGCAAAATTCAATGTCAGAGTATTTTTCAGTGAAGTTTGAACAAAACGAAGTTTATGGTGCGAATATCCACGATGATAAATCTACCACTAGTTTTAGTATAGATTCTGCTCTTAATCAGGACCAATATGTAAAAGATATTGCAGGGATTCCATACACATGGTACAACGAACAAACTTGGTTTAAAATCTATGATTCACCTACAACTATTTATGATAATTCAATAACATCAACAGATAGTTGGCAATTTTATCGAAATGGACAAAGAGTGGTTAATTTTTATGTTCCTGGTGAAAAAAAAGTAGAAGATGATCGTAAGTTACTTCAATCCTTAGCTTCAACTAGTGTGGTAGAAATAGGCATTTCATTTAAGAAAGAAATGAATACAAATCAAGTGCTGAAACAATTTCCAACTGCTCAGTGGGCATGGGTGCAAAACCCTGATGTCGAAGTATCAGTTATGCCTGGGTATGTAATCGGAGACTATGCATATGGTTTTACAATTACATCTCCAGAAAAAGGGACTGACAATATAGCAGAAGACGTAAAAAACTTCGAGAAGGTATTATCAAATTTATCTCAAAAAGACGAGAAAGATACGAATGTAGAGCCATTAATAAAATCAATCAAACAGAAAGGAACTGTTCAGGTGAGTGGTATCATATTAACAGGGAAGGTAAAAGACTTATTACCACTAATTGAACAAGATTCAGTAAACTATGTGAGCGTTGGAGTTATAATTCCTTATTAGGGATAGGAATATGATTCTCATGAAATAATTAATGGTCAACTAAGTAAAGCTTTCTAAATAAAAATATGTTAGTAGCAATAAATGGATTTCACCAAATCAACATCTTATTCAACTAACAGATGCGTTAGCGCCATAAGTAGGCCGCCAATTGGCGGCCTTTAAAAGTATTTTTATATAATCATACATCAAATTAATGTGAAAAAATCTAAAAATCGTTGAGTGCAGTCCAGCTAGACAAGGGAATATATATTTTAATTGTGAGTAGTTATTTT
The DNA window shown above is from Peribacillus sp. FSL P2-0133 and carries:
- a CDS encoding sigma-70 family RNA polymerase sigma factor, which produces MDEQLSLYLNKKLKAVYFFLLKMGAIKEDAEDIVQETAFQFVQYLDTLQEEYVDAWLYRVAINKYYDSLRKLKYKNNYVNTFNLEDLLDWSTPEQIIIENELHITLSECLRKIPQKYAEILLLKYCGDLSLKDIAIIYGTTDKSIKTQLARAKKKMRKMIEEVK
- a CDS encoding anti sigma factor C-terminal domain-containing protein produces the protein MDKDSIFNAKDGFQPLIKKAKKKSLKKIIIVSTIVTVSIFMILGITFIIAYNHMQNSMSEYFSVKFEQNEVYGANIHDDKSTTSFSIDSALNQDQYVKDIAGIPYTWYNEQTWFKIYDSPTTIYDNSITSTDSWQFYRNGQRVVNFYVPGEKKVEDDRKLLQSLASTSVVEIGISFKKEMNTNQVLKQFPTAQWAWVQNPDVEVSVMPGYVIGDYAYGFTITSPEKGTDNIAEDVKNFEKVLSNLSQKDEKDTNVEPLIKSIKQKGTVQVSGIILTGKVKDLLPLIEQDSVNYVSVGVIIPY